GTCAATCGTCTCGCGATGTGCATCGAGACCCCGGGCGGCCGAAGCGACATTCAGGCTCTGCCCGGTTTGGCCGGCGAGCCGGTCGAGCAGATCGCGCAGCACCTGCCGTTGCCGCACCCGTGCGAGGTCCACGGCATCGCGTTCGATGCTCAGGCGCACGTAGTCGTCGAACCAGCGCGCCCGAGCGGCGCCGCTCCGGCGGCGCGCCAGCGGGAAGCCGCCGGCCATCACACGCTTGACGTAGTCCTGCCGGGTCGTCGTCGACGTGGGATGCGCGGCCACGACGTCGGAGGGTGCCGCGCGAAGAGACACGAGGAGGTTCTCGGACACACCGTCGATCTCGCCTTGGGATAGGGGCAGGATCGTGAGCACGTGCATGCGCCCCGTGAGCGCTTGCGCCGTGCGAGGAATCGCGTCGTGCCGGGTCGATCCGGTGAGGACCGCCGTGCCTGGCTGCGCCCCCTCGCGGTTCAGTCGCGCCTTGATGGCATCAAGGATGTCGAGGGCCTTTTGATACTCGTCGACGCACAGTGGCGAGGGGCCGCCCGCCGCTGCCGCGGTGTTCGCCTGGACCGCCTCGAGCGTGGCCGGGTCGTCGAGATCGAGCACGGCGACGTCGCTGGCAGCGGCGAAAGCTCGCAGGAGCGTCGACTTGCCCACGGCACGCGGACCGTGCAGGGCGATCACCGGCTCGTCGATGATCAAGCGGTCCAGTACTTCGAGGAGCCGGCGCTCAACGATGCTCTCAGGGAACCCAGGCACGCAGGCATCCTACCCTGGCTACCGCACGCCATCCGTAATTTTTGAGCGCATCTATCCGGATATTTCGAGCAACCCTGTCCATACTTTTCGAGCGCTCAAAGCGACCCGTACGACCTGGAGCGGCTGCTGCGCGAGCGTGGCATCGAGCGCGACTTCTGGTCGTGGCCCTGAGCCTGGCGAGCACGGGGCGACGGCGGGCCCGGCGCCACCCTCCACTCACCGCCGATCGTCGAAGCCGCTGGCGAGGTTCTCGGCGATCTCGGTGATGAGGTCGGCGGCTTCGAGGCCGGCGATGAGGTCGGGCGGGATGGCCTGCCCTCCGTGGACGGCGCCGAGCAGGTTGCCGGTGATGGAGCCGGTGGAATCGCTGTCGCCGGAGTGGTTCACCGCAAGCAGAAGCCCGTCGATCAGCGTGTCGGCCGTGAGCGCGCACGCGACGCTGATGGCCAGTGCTTCCTCGCCCGTCCAGCCGCCGCCGAGGCTCTCGAGGTCGGCAGGGGTGGGGCGGCCGCGCGCCGCGAGTGATCGGACGGCTTCGAGCGCGCCGGCGGGCTCTTCGTGGCCGGCCCAGCCCAACAGCTCGGCCATGGCGGCGTCGAGTGCCGTGTCGAGGTCGACGCCGTCGACGAGTTGTGCGACGACGCTGGCGAGCACCCCTGCCGACAGGTAGCCGCTGGGGTGGCCGTGGGTGAGCGCCGCGCAGGCCGCGCCGAGTCGAAATGGGTCGTCGGCACCGACGAGGCCGGCGGGGGCCGCCCGCATCACCCCGCCACACCCTTTCGAGTTGTTGATCGGCTCGTCGATCGAGCCCCGCGGACCACGGAGGAGCGAGCCCAGGCACGTGACGCCGGGAGCGCGGCGGTGGTGCAGCACCGCGTGCTCGACGAGGCCAGCGCGAGGGTCGTGAGGCGCTGGTGAGCGCCACGCGGGCCACGGCTCGTCTTGTGTGGTCAGCCACCGCAGGTAGGCGTGCAGCACCTCGGTTTCCGCGTCGGTGTCGGATCCTCCGGCGGCACCTCCGCGAGCACGGAGCAACCCTTCGGCAGTGAACAGCGTCATCTGTGTGTCATCAGTGATTGCCCCGCCGTTGCGCCCGTACGCCGGCAGGTAGCCCGTCACGCCCTCCGCGCCGTGGTCGGCCTTGATCGCCGACCACGATGCGAACTCGATCGGCGCGCCGAGTGCGTCACCGACCGCACCGGCAAGCAGGGAGCCGAGCACGCGATCGCGCCTGGTGGGAACGGATGGTCGTGTCATGGCGGTGCGGTGGAAGTCATGCGCGCGGTGGGTGCTGGCCGGCTGTCAGGACAGACGGTACGCCGAGCGTGCGGTGATTTCCGCCAGCATGTCCTCATTTGGCACAACGAAGGTCTCGTGCTCCTCTGATTGATGGCGGTTCGGCACCGCCGGACCACGGAGCACCCGCAAACGACGCCCAACCGACGCGCGCGCCACGTCGGGACGTTTGACCCATCGATCCACCGGACGGTGGTGCCGATGTGGACGCGATGGCGGGAAGTCGGGTGATGGCGTTGCGGCGGTCGGAGCGGTGTCGGCGGTGCGGGTACTTGATCCCGGCACAAACCCGCGCCTGGTGGGATGCGGCAGAGAAGTCGGTGACCTGCTTGACGTGTTGGGAGTCGACAGCCGACTCGCGCGTGCGGCCGACGGCAGCGCCGCCCGCACCCACCGCTGGTGCTGGCTCGTCGGCCCAGCGCGAGTACGAGCGGCGACGGCAACGGCGAGAGGACGACGTCCGGGCCAAGCACCCGCACGTCGGTGGGCTGTTGCTGGCGGTCACCGACGAGCCGCAGAGCACCACGGCTTGGCGCCAAGGGGCCGCCGGCGAGCGCAAGCTCGCGGCTGCTCTCGACGAGGTGCCTGGGGTGCGCACGCTGCACGACCGCCGGCGCCCGGGCACCCGAGCCAACATCGACCACATCGCCATCTGCCCGTCGGGCGTGTTCGTGATCGATACCAAGCGCTACACGAAGGGGCAGATCCGTGCCCGCGACGTGGGTGGGTGGTTCAAACGGGACGTGCGCCTGTACGTGGGCTCGCGCGACTGCTCGAAGTTCGTCGGCGCGATGGCCAAGCAGGTTGACGCCGTGCAATCGGCGCTCGGTGACCTCGCACCAAGCGTGCCTGTGGTGCCGGTGCTGTGCTTCGTGGACGGCGACTGGAGCCTGTTCACCAAGCCCTTCACGATCGACGGCGTGTGGATCACCTGGGGCAAAGCGCTTCGCAAGCGCCTCACCCACCCCGGCCAACTCGGGAGCCGCTACATCAATGCCGCCGCGACCGCACTCGAAGAGGGTCTGCCGCCGGCGTGACGGCGCATGCTCGCGGCCGGGTCGGCCGAGACACCGACGAGACTCTCGGGTAGACCGTGGCGGTGGGCGTAGAGATGGACGGGGCGCGGATCGGTGAGCGGCTGCTGGCCGTGATCGACGAGGGTCGAAAGGTCGCCACGTACAAGCTCGCATTGATCTCGGCCTTGATGGACGCTGCAGCCGAACACGTCGACTCGACCGGGCGAGCACCTGACGTGCTGACGACTCGGCAGGTGGCCGAGCACGTCGTTCGCCTCTACCTCCCACAGGTTCGCGTGTTCGTCACGCTCGACGGCCGCGAGCGGGAGCTGCGCCAGATCACCGCGAAAGGCTCGGCGGTGCTCGGCCCGATCCTGGCGTTGCACGTCGCGGCGCAGAACCGTCGCTGCCGCACGTTCCACGAAATCCGCACTCACCTACCTGATGAGCTCGACAACTGCCTCGACAAGGTGGAGGTGGGGTTCGCCAGGTACCCGCTGCTGCGTCTCCAGACGGTGGGTAGGCGGACTGACCCGTTCCTCTACGACGTCGATTGGGACGAGTCGGTGACCCAGTCGCGCCTCCGGCGGCCCGACGGGAACCTCATTCGGTTCCAACCCGGCGCGGCGGACGAGCTGCTGCGCCTCGCTCCCCTGGTGCGGCCACTGGTGGAACTGCACTGGACGCGCATGGTCGCGGAGCTGAGCGGCATTGCCACCGAGGAGGCGAAGCTGCGCGAGCACCTGTTCGGCGCGTCGAGGGTGGCCTTCCCCGCGGCCTTGCGGTCGGGCTTGGCCGATCTGCACCAGGGCAGGTGCTTCTATTGCGGCCGCGCGTTGGGTCGACGCATCGAGGTGGACCATTTCATCCCGTGGTCGCGTTGGCCCAACGATGCCATCGAGAACTTGGTGCCGGCCGACGTCTGCAACAACCACAAGCGCGACTTCCTCCCGGCGCGGCGACACGTGGAGCATTGGGCGGAGCGGCTCGACCGCCGCGGGTCGGACTTGGCCAGCCTTGCGTCGAGCACCTCCTGGGCTGCCGAGCCCGACCGCACGTTGGCGCTCGCCCGTTCGACGTACGCCCACCTGCCGGAACGAACGCCGCTGTGGCTCCTCGGGTCAGAGTTCGCCGACGATGATCCGCGGAGCCTGGCCATGCTGTTGTCATCCGCTTGAAGACCGTCCTCGCCCGGATCAGGTCGTCCCCTGGGGCCCAGCGACCCGGCGCGAGATGTCGACGATGCGGCGACCGCGCTCCACCGCTCTGGCTGCCTCGGACCTGGGGATGTCATCTGGCTCGTACTCGGCGCGGGTCTTCATCGCCAGGAGCCGCCCCAACTCCTTGGCGAGCGCTACGCCGTCAGGGCCGGCCGTGCGCAAGAGCCGGATCGCCTCATCATTGGTCCTGGCCAGCGGCGCGGACGCCGAGGCGAATGCCGGTCACCGCGGCCGCCGCGTTGATGCCGGCGTGGATCGCGAGGCTGGTCGCCGCGATCGGGCGATCGGCATCTCGTTCCGCGGTAGCGGCCGACAGGTACTCCTCCGCCTTGGCCACATACGCCCGGACCTGGGCCGCCGTGACCGACCGGGTACGGGGCTGTTTAGGCACTCCGCCGTCCACGGAGGGTCTCAAGCGGTACGCCGTGCACGATGACACCGTCGCGGAGGACGTTGGCCCAGAGCTCTGCCGGGCGACGCAAACGCCGGGCGAGCTCGCCTTCATCGATCTCGATCACCTGAACGGCGTTGCCTGTGAGGCGCTGGGCCGCGGTGCGCCACCCGTCTGCGGAAGAGGCCCAGGGATCGTCGTCCTCGTCGACGTCGCTCGGACGGACGAGCACGATGTCCACGTCGCTCAGCGCATCCGCTTCACCTCGAGCAAGGGAGCCGAAGACAATCACGCTCACCGGAGTTGGGTCCATCTGGCCAGCGAGGGCGCCGAGCTGCTCGAGCACGCTCTCGCGGGATCGGCTGAGCGAACGAACCAGGCGCCCGGCCACGTGCTCATCGATCAGCGCGAAGAGGGCAGAGGGTGGTGCCTCTCGCCGCGCGACAAGGCCCAGGGCGACGAGCTCTGGGAGCACCCGAGACGCTTGGGCAGGGCTGACCCCCGACAGGCGAGCGATGGTCCGCAGGTTCAGTTCAGCGGTGGTCTCGGCCAACACCGCCAGGATGCGTCCCTGCACGCCAGGGATGACGGCCTCGACCGGTCGCTGGAAGTCCACCGCGACAGGATAGGACACTGGACTCACAGATGAAACGATTGTCTCTTTTCTGAGAGCAACCTCGGCCGCGACCGACCCAGCTCAGGCGACTGGCGCGACCTTCGTCACCGAGTCGATGGGCATGGCGGCCGTGGCCGGCTCATCGACGATCGTTCCGCTCACCTCCTGCGTGAGCAGACAAGCACGTGGCGACGGGTGGGAGGGCCGTACACCTCCTGGACGGTGCCGCGCACGTCCTTCTCGAACGCCCACGGAATGAGGACTTCGTCGCCGTAAGCGGGCTCGTTGTTCGCCATCGTCGTGCGCCTCTCACCACGGTGACGCGATGTCGAGCGCTTTCGCGAGCTCGACCGCCACCACTCGATCCATCGTATCCACCAGCCGGTTGAGCGACCGCCGGTGCGCACGGTAGGAGCCCAGCGTGGGCTTGACCTTGCCGGTCGCCACAGCATTGGCCAAGGTGTTCTCGTCGCCATGCGCGATGGCGTTCCTGAAGTCGACCAGCACGTCCCCAAGTCGGGAACGGGATCCACCAGTGCAGCCGACCGGGCGACCCTCGCTTGTCGTGTGCGTGAAGTGGGCTGGGAGACCACTTCACGCACACAGCTCGGCGGCCGGTAGGCGGGTGGCTGGCGCGGGACGGCCGTGGGTCACGGGGCGGCGCGGTGGTCCGGGCAGTGGCGGAGTTGGCAGCGGGGCTATACGAACAGGTGGTTTCGGCTGCGCCCCGCACGGCCTGAGCAGGAGTTTCGTGGCTGCCGCCGAAGCCGGCAGTAGGCCTGGAAGTCCGGTGATTTCTGCCGGAATGTCCTCATTTGTCGAGGGTTCCTGCCGATGGGAATCGGACGGCACGCGCGAAGCGCGTGAGAGGAGCAGACGATGGGAACGGGCTTGGTGACGCTCGATGGAAGGCCGATCGCGGGCTGGCTCTTGAAGGCCGATCCGGCGATCTACGACCTCGAGGCGATGTTCGACCTCTACGGCGAGATCGACAATTGGTCGGTCCACCCGACGTATCGCATCCATCAGATGGACGCCGGCCAGCGGTGCTTCCTGTACGTAGGCAAAGGAGGCTCGTACGCGCAGGGCGCGATCGTCGCTGCCGGCGAGGTGACCGGCCCCGCATACCTCGACGAGGGTGGCACCGACGGCCTCTGGATCGAGGGCGGCTACGGAGCACGGTGGTTCGTCCCCGTTGCGCTCCACCGACTGGCGACGCCTGTGCGCCGAGGCGACCTGAGCGCGGACCCTCGGCTTTCCAGCCTGGAGCTTCTGCGAGTGCCGCAGATGTCGAACCCCACCGTCATCCGGCCCGACGAGCTCGTGGCGCTCGATGAGTTCGATCTTTCAGTCGTGGTGCCGACCGATGAACAGCGCGCGCGCCTCGAGACACGACGGACCATCGAATTGGACGACGACGAGCTTGTGGACGGGGACTACGACGAACTCGAAGAGCAGAGTCTCACGCTGTACGCAGCTGACCGCGACTGGTGGGTCGAAGGCGTGCGGGCGAAGGACGACCCCGGCCCGCACACGAAGTGGTGGGTGATCGAAACCGAGATCGACGAGCTCGACGGGGACGGCGACACGCTCTCCAGAATCGGCCCGTTCGAGTCCTTTGAGGTAGCTCTCGCTTCTCTCCTCGACCGGGCGCTCCAGTCGGACGGCGAGGGCATGCCCACCGGTGAGGACGAGCCTGATGAAGTCACGCTCTGCGCGAGCTATTCGTGTGCAGACGACTACTCCGACCTTGTTCGCCTCACGAACGACAAGTTCTGTCGCTACGCAGATCTGGAGAACGCCGTGATGGACGGCCTGGACGAGCCAGCCGAGATCTGGGGAGATCTCCGCACCGCGGTTCTCGAGGCTGTCCCTGCTTGACGCTGGCGCCCAGCGCCCCGGAGTGGCCCGCTGAACAACAGCTCGCGCCGTTCGGACCTAGCATCCACACGTCGGTGGCCCGTTGCTGGCGGCAACCGACGGGCGACAGAGCACCACGGCATGCCGCCAAGGCGCCGCAGGCGAGCGCGAGTTCGCTACAGCACCCGACGAGGTGCCCGGCGTGCGCACCCTGCACGATCGGCTGCGCCCAACTACTCAGATTGTGGCCGGCGTTGCCGATGCTGAGCCATGGAACGGGCGGGCGCGGTGCTTCGGCCGCGCAAATTGAGCATGGCCCTCGTCGGAGTTGCGGCATTGGCAGTCGTGACAGTCGGGGTGTGGAAAGTGAACAGCCACACCGGCTCCACGACGGCGCTTCTCAGCGCCCCTCCGCCAGGCAGGGGGTTGGTAACGACAACGACCACAACGACCACAAGCGCACCGACCACCACTGTCGCGCCGACGACCACGATCGCCCCGAGCGCGCAGATCGCGTCCGTACTCGATTTCCAGCCTGTCGGGGTGTACGTCGGACAGTACGAGGGCGACTACTACATGACCGTTGGCTTCCATATACATTCAAAGGCCGGCCAGCGAATCGTGGCCTATCAGGCGAGCATTCGGCTCTCGGCTACCGATTCGCTCGGACGGACGTATGTGATGGCGTTGCTGGACGACTGCACCGACCCACTCGATCCGGGTCAGGTACTCAACGGCAATGTCTCATCACTCGAACAGGCCGCCGACTCTGAACGAACGTGCGCCGCTGAGGAGTGGGATGC
This is a stretch of genomic DNA from Acidimicrobiales bacterium. It encodes these proteins:
- a CDS encoding DUF4143 domain-containing protein; the protein is MPGFPESIVERRLLEVLDRLIIDEPVIALHGPRAVGKSTLLRAFAAASDVAVLDLDDPATLEAVQANTAAAAGGPSPLCVDEYQKALDILDAIKARLNREGAQPGTAVLTGSTRHDAIPRTAQALTGRMHVLTILPLSQGEIDGVSENLLVSLRAAPSDVVAAHPTSTTTRQDYVKRVMAGGFPLARRRSGAARARWFDDYVRLSIERDAVDLARVRQRQVLRDLLDRLAGQTGQSLNVASAARGLDAHRETIDGYVRLLEDLFLVYRLPAWGKSLRARAAKQPKVHVVDSGLAAWLLGSSAAKLATLDPTHLTEFGHLLETFVVGELRKQVSWLDESVTLGHWRVDDDEVDVVIEFSDGGVLAFEVKANERVAGKHLGGLHKLRDSVGDRFIAGVAFSTGARSYTFDDRLHVMPIDRLWRTVVT
- a CDS encoding ADP-ribosylglycohydrolase family protein translates to MTRPSVPTRRDRVLGSLLAGAVGDALGAPIEFASWSAIKADHGAEGVTGYLPAYGRNGGAITDDTQMTLFTAEGLLRARGGAAGGSDTDAETEVLHAYLRWLTTQDEPWPAWRSPAPHDPRAGLVEHAVLHHRRAPGVTCLGSLLRGPRGSIDEPINNSKGCGGVMRAAPAGLVGADDPFRLGAACAALTHGHPSGYLSAGVLASVVAQLVDGVDLDTALDAAMAELLGWAGHEEPAGALEAVRSLAARGRPTPADLESLGGGWTGEEALAISVACALTADTLIDGLLLAVNHSGDSDSTGSITGNLLGAVHGGQAIPPDLIAGLEAADLITEIAENLASGFDDRR
- a CDS encoding nuclease-related domain-containing protein — translated: MIPAQTRAWWDAAEKSVTCLTCWESTADSRVRPTAAPPAPTAGAGSSAQREYERRRQRREDDVRAKHPHVGGLLLAVTDEPQSTTAWRQGAAGERKLAAALDEVPGVRTLHDRRRPGTRANIDHIAICPSGVFVIDTKRYTKGQIRARDVGGWFKRDVRLYVGSRDCSKFVGAMAKQVDAVQSALGDLAPSVPVVPVLCFVDGDWSLFTKPFTIDGVWITWGKALRKRLTHPGQLGSRYINAAATALEEGLPPA
- a CDS encoding HNH endonuclease, producing MGVEMDGARIGERLLAVIDEGRKVATYKLALISALMDAAAEHVDSTGRAPDVLTTRQVAEHVVRLYLPQVRVFVTLDGRERELRQITAKGSAVLGPILALHVAAQNRRCRTFHEIRTHLPDELDNCLDKVEVGFARYPLLRLQTVGRRTDPFLYDVDWDESVTQSRLRRPDGNLIRFQPGAADELLRLAPLVRPLVELHWTRMVAELSGIATEEAKLREHLFGASRVAFPAALRSGLADLHQGRCFYCGRALGRRIEVDHFIPWSRWPNDAIENLVPADVCNNHKRDFLPARRHVEHWAERLDRRGSDLASLASSTSWAAEPDRTLALARSTYAHLPERTPLWLLGSEFADDDPRSLAMLLSSA
- a CDS encoding helix-turn-helix domain-containing protein, which produces MSPVSYPVAVDFQRPVEAVIPGVQGRILAVLAETTAELNLRTIARLSGVSPAQASRVLPELVALGLVARREAPPSALFALIDEHVAGRLVRSLSRSRESVLEQLGALAGQMDPTPVSVIVFGSLARGEADALSDVDIVLVRPSDVDEDDDPWASSADGWRTAAQRLTGNAVQVIEIDEGELARRLRRPAELWANVLRDGVIVHGVPLETLRGRRSA
- a CDS encoding EVE domain-containing protein, which translates into the protein MGTGLVTLDGRPIAGWLLKADPAIYDLEAMFDLYGEIDNWSVHPTYRIHQMDAGQRCFLYVGKGGSYAQGAIVAAGEVTGPAYLDEGGTDGLWIEGGYGARWFVPVALHRLATPVRRGDLSADPRLSSLELLRVPQMSNPTVIRPDELVALDEFDLSVVVPTDEQRARLETRRTIELDDDELVDGDYDELEEQSLTLYAADRDWWVEGVRAKDDPGPHTKWWVIETEIDELDGDGDTLSRIGPFESFEVALASLLDRALQSDGEGMPTGEDEPDEVTLCASYSCADDYSDLVRLTNDKFCRYADLENAVMDGLDEPAEIWGDLRTAVLEAVPA